AGTTCATCGAACGTGTAGCAGAGGGTCGCGACCTTGAGGAATCATTTGTCCGCGATACTGAAGCGAAGGTGTACCTTGGTGAAGAAGCCCACAAGCTTGATCTCGTTGACCACATTGGGACGACCGACGATATCCGCGAACAGTTGCAAACGCAACTTGACGCTGATGAGATTGTCATTGAACAATTTGAGCCAGAACGCGGGTTCGTCTTCCAGTTGCAACAGAGCACAGCAAAAGTGGCATACGCTTTTGGAGCCGGTGTTGCTAACGTTCTGTCTGACGGCACCCGCTTCCGATTCCGGTAATTAGCCTGAGCCGACCATGAGACTTTTATTTGATTTGTTACTCATACTAGAGTGTCGTGACTACATTGGTTGTGTGCCTTGACCGAACCGATGATATCGGCACCCAGACTGATATCAATACGCCGATCTCCGGCTGGGAGACTGTTCTCTCATTAGTTGCCGATGTTGGCCTATCTGACCCGGAAGATTCCAGTGTTAATACCATTCTTGAAGGTCTTCGTATTACACAAGAACTTCGGGACAATGGGGAATCCGCTGATATTGCTATTGTATCAGGTAGCTCCGATTCCGTGGTTACTGCAGATCGTGCTGTTGCACAGCAAATTGATGAGTTAGTTGCTAAATATGATCCTGAATCAGCTATTGTAGTTCTTGATAGTGCTGAGGATGAACGGCTTGTCCCAATCGTTGAAAGCCGAATCCCCGTTGACTCAGTTAATCGAGTTGTCGTTCGACAGGCACGCGACTTAGAATCGACGTATTACCTTCTCAAACAATTCCTTGCAGATGAGGAACTTCGCCAAACCACACTTGTCCCGCTCGGTGTCGTTCTCATTGTGTTCCCTGCTTTAGCCTACTTTGGGTCAATTGCATTCGCAAGTGCAACGATAACAGCCGTCATTGGCGCGTTTCTTGTATATAAAGGACTTGGCGCACAGGAGTATATCGATGGGTTTGTTGCCCAAGCACAAAATGCGCTATACTCCGGGCAGGTTTCTGTAGTCACATAC
This portion of the Salinarchaeum sp. IM2453 genome encodes:
- a CDS encoding DUF373 family protein, which codes for MTTLVVCLDRTDDIGTQTDINTPISGWETVLSLVADVGLSDPEDSSVNTILEGLRITQELRDNGESADIAIVSGSSDSVVTADRAVAQQIDELVAKYDPESAIVVLDSAEDERLVPIVESRIPVDSVNRVVVRQARDLESTYYLLKQFLADEELRQTTLVPLGVVLIVFPALAYFGSIAFASATITAVIGAFLVYKGLGAQEYIDGFVAQAQNALYSGQVSVVTYVIGIGLALIGVFFGLLDISEFDLSEGIFLPAMQFAYGSVPWLTAAALTATIGRLLDKYLDRSSDIKQPYLNLPFLVVSVGLVVRGFSAYFLERSEIIDSVVVSSMSIGPVSVSQLTLAPGERLAIFVAAGILISLVGVQIATRISQSGLSRATLEIDNN